A window of Roseburia hominis A2-183 genomic DNA:
GCTGGTTCTTCGTCATCGCCTGCTTACAGGAATGACATTCCATACACGGCTCCACGTCGGACGGCTGCGCGGCATTTTTCACCACGTCCTCCAGCTTCTCACACTCGAGTGTCTGGGCAAACGCCTCCGCGAGCATCATTTTGCCGGACTTATCCGGTCCGTTTATGATGTATGCATGTGATACCTTATCCATTGTGACTGCATTCTGCAGATGCTCTATGATCTGCTCATGCCCTAAAATAGCTTTAAATCCTGCCATAGCTTCCCTCGTTTTATGTTAAGTCAGAATATCCAACAGAAGTCCCTGGATCTCCCCGATCTTGCTCAAGATCGTGATGTGATCCTTCTCATCCTTGACCAGTTCCTGTGCAAGTTCGTCCAGGTTGGCATCAATCAGCCGGATCAGTCCGTAGACTCTGTGGCGTCCCTTGCGGTCCAGGAAATTCTCTCTTGAAAACTTATGAGAGCGGTAGACCACTTCATTCATAAAATCACGGATCAGTCCGCGGTACTTTTTCATATCGCGGATGTCCATATGTTCCGCGATCCGGTTCCCCTGAAACGTAATGTCCGATAACAGACTGTCCACCTTCGCCTGAAGCTCTGCATCCGTGATCGCGCTCGCCAGCGTGAACTTGAACGTTCCGTCGCCGGTCTCCGTCGTCACCGTGTCCGGCACCTGCGTCACCATCTGTGCCTGATTCACCTTAATATCCAATCTGCCACCCTCTTTCCCTGATCCGTCAATCATTCTGAGACAATATATAATCGCGGATATTTTCTTCCGTTTGCTTTAAATCATCATTCACAAACCGCATCGTAATCTGTGCGTCCAAAAGCTTTTCTTCTGAAAAATCTGCCGCGTCCGCCAGAAATCTCCGGCACATCTCTTCATAGTGCGGTTCCCGCTGCTGCCGCTCTCTTCCGATCGCGCGCTCCAGCCGGATTCCATCCTCCACTTCAATATATATCGGAACAACACGTTCCTTTCCGAAGTAGTCCCGGAGCTTCCCGTATGCTTCCAGCGTACCGATCAGCAGATAATTCTGCCGCAGATCCTGTATCTGATGGTCATCCACCGTAAAATACTTCCATACTCCCTGCACCGTATCGTATGCCCGGAGTTCAATGACTTTTCCCTGTTCCAGAAGACCGGACAGCTCCTTCTCTCCGCAGAAATAATATTCCACGCCGTCCGTCTCTCCCCGGCGCATCGGCCGCGTCGTGTAGGGAATGATCTTCTTCAGCGAAAGCGCCCCGTCTTCCAGAAGCATCTTATATAATGTATCTTTTCCTGTTGAACTCTTGCCCATCATGCAATAGATTTTTCCCATTCGCTGCACCTTCTAGTATAATATAGTCTTTAAAAATATACAATCTTTATCCGACCGGGGGCAAGATTTCCCTGCCCTTCCACGTTCAGCTTTCTCTCCCGGCACTCTCTGATGTGCCGGATAAACTCTTCCGTGATAACTTCTCCCGGCACGATGAGCGGGATTCCGGGCGGATACAGGTAAACGTAATCCGCCGCCATTTTCCCGACTGCCTCATCAAGCGGCACCTCCCGGTACGGCAGATCCAGCGCCTGATAAATCTGCATCCGGCGCGGATTCTTCCGGTACATGCGCGCCGTAAATCCGGCTTCCGGCACTTCTCCGTCTAATTCCGTCTTCCGGTTCTCTTCAGCGGTCTCGTGGGGCTCCGCCATACGCCGGTTCTTTTCATCAATCTCATGGAGCGCCGTCACAAGCCGCCGCATGCCCTCGTCCGTATCCATAAGGCTTGTCATGCCGAGCACATAGTCCGCCGACACCATCTCCATCTGAAGATGATAATGTCCGAGCAGTTCCTGATGCAGCGCCTCGCCGCCCATGGTGCCCGCATAGATAATCAGCTTGGAATCGTCCCAGTCATACGCTTCTTCCTTGCAGAGGTCTTCCCGCCGCATGACATGCAGCTGCGTAAGGTCCGCCGTATCACGGTAAAATGCATCCAGACGTCTCCGGTATTCCGCAAAAAGTTCTGCCCCCTGCTCACGGATCAGGTCGATGCATGCATCCATTCCCGCCATAAACAGATACGACGGCGAACTCGTCTCATAGACGCCCAGATACCGTGCCACGCGCCCGGGATCAATCCGCGTGCCGTTACAATGCAAAAGCGCCGTCTGTGTAAACGACGGCAGCGTCTTGTGCAGACTCATAATCACGGCGTCCGCCCCAAGGCGCACCGCATTTTCCGGGAATCCGGCTCCGAATCCGAAGTGGGCCCCATGCGCTTCATCGACAATCAGCGCCGCCCCGTGTGCATGACAGCATGCCGCAATCGCCGCGACGTCCGACACGATCCCCTCGTAGGTCGGGGATGTCAGGATCACAACCGCAATATCCGGATGCTTTGTCAGCGCCTCCTCCACCTGCGCCGCGGTAATCTGTCCCTGCAGATCTCCCCGCGTGATTGCCGGATAGAGGAACTCCGCCGCGAGTCCCTGCATGGAAATCGCGTGATAGACCGCTTTGTGGCAGTTCCTTGCCGCCAGTACCTTATCTCCCCGCCGTGCGGCAGCGCAGATGGCGGCAAGCAGTCCGCAGGTGCTCCCGTTTACCAGGTAATACGACCGGTCCGCACCGTAGAGCTTCGCCGCGCGCTCCTCGGCCTCCCTGATAAGCCCTTCGGCATGATGCAGGTTGTCAAATCCGTCAATCTCCGTAATATCGATGGTATACGGATTTGGAAACGAAAGTGCCCGGCGCTTGTGCCCCGGCATATGAAAAGGGTAGACATCCGATTCCCCGTATGAAATTAGCTGTTGATACAAATGCTCTCTCTCCATTATTCCTGTCACTTTCCCCTGTCAATCCATCTTGTTTTGTCCCGTCGATCCGCGCAGCAGAATTTTTGTCACTTGAACATTCCACCGTTTTCCATTATGATATGGGATATATTTATTTAATAGAAATGGCGGAAATTTTTATGAACCACGCACTCATTATCCTGTGCGGCGGCGGAAGCACGCGCATGGGAACCGATAAAGCCCTGCTGCCTTTTGGCGAAGTAAGTCTGCTGGAATACCTTGTGAACAAGTACAAACCGCATTTTTCGCATATTTACTTATCCGTGAAAAAGCCGGGCGAATATACACACCTGTCACTCCCCGTCACAGAAATTGCCGATCTGTACATGAACGCCGGCCCGATGTCCGGCGTATTTTCCGGTCTCTCCATGATGGATGAAGACCAGGCGTTTATTCTGCCGATCGACACCCCTTTTCTGGAACCAGAAGTCGGACTGCAGCTGCTGGAGCATCTGGACGGTTTTGACATCGCCGCGGTATCCGGCACCGAAACGGATCAAAAAGTACCGGCGTCCGCCTACTCCAAAAGCTGCCTGCCATCCATCGGAAAGTGTCTGCTTTTGCACCAGTTCACTTTCGATACGCTGCGCGAGAAATGCAGCGTGTCCTATCTGAAGCGCGAAGAAGCAACCAAAGACTCCGATATTCCGGCAGATCTTCAATTTTCCCATCTGGATACCAGGGACGACTACTATCTGGCGCTCCGACACCTTCACTGCATTTAACTAATCTAAGAACCGCTGCAGATCCGGCATCCAGTCTCCGAAAAAAATTTCGTCCCGGCACAGGGTGCTCCACATCTGCGGAAGGAATTGTTCCAGAACCTGCATGACCTCTGTCCATGCGGGTTCTTTTCTTTTCCGGTGTCTTAAATATTTCTCCCAACGCTTTCTCATGTAGCTGTAATCGCGGTAGGAAAGAATCTCTTTCATCCGCGACTCCTCGGGAAGTAACTGCTGCTTTTTGCAATGTTCGCCGAGCAGTTCCTGAATATGCCTGCCGTCCACTGGCTCCGTCTTTAATATCCCGTAAACCTTATCGTAGACGCTCATATCCGGAAGCAGTTCCATATCCCGGATCAGATAAAAAAGATTCTCCGCGAGAATACTCTCCACCGGATATTCCAGATACGGAATCTGCTTTCCGCCTTCCATAAACGGCATAAAAGTCCGCTTGACCGGAACCAGGCCTTCCTCGGTCAGTTCCGTGACGCGGATATGGATCGGGACCGTCATCTCCTCGAACTCCCCCGCAATCTCCAGATCCACACGGTGATCTCCCGCGCTCGCTCTTCCTTTCCAGGAAATGTCCGGCACCTTTTCCACTTTTAGGATGTACGCGAGCATGACATATCCCATCTTAAGAGACAGTTCCTGCCCCGGAACGATCCCCTCCCGCTTCATAGCGCGTGGATCTGTCACATAGGCAAAATCCAGCGTCAACAGATTTTTCTTCTGGTACTGTTCCACCCCGAGCGCACCGCTGTTTTTCAGCCACAGAAACAGGGAAAACGGCGAATCCTCGATCAGATACATCAGCTCTTCCAGTACATAGCCTGCCAGCAGATTGGAAAACGGAATACCGGTCTCTTCACTTTTTGCTTTCAGTGCAGCTTTTTCTATGATCGTATGTTTCATCTACAGCCATACTCCTATCATCGTCTGTACTTTCTTTACCACTCTGCGTTCCCTTGCGTATTTCATCAACTTTGCAACATCCTTCTTCGGATCACGGATGTACGCTAAAAGCCCTTCTTTGAAAAGCTCGCGCTCCATCTTATCTTCATATTTCAGACACTCGCACATCAGGCGCTCCCGGTCAAAAATTTTCATCTTCGCGCCGCCATAGTCAATCTCCGTCACACCGAGTGTCAGGGTCTCCGGCTCCGCATACAGCGGCACCACCGGCGGAAAATCCAGCTTAAACCGCGACTTGGATGTGTTCTTGTCCACCGACAATTTGTATCCGTAAGGCTTGCGGTCCAGATAGCCGTACGCGTACAATGCGGTCTCCAGATTTAAGACGCAATCAGGAAACAGCCGCGCAATCAGCTCCTCCTCCGAGAAATCACTCAGCCGCACCGCATAGTACCCGTTCTTGATCCGGATCAGATCTCCCTTTTCCACAAAATCCAGAATCCGCCGGTAATCGATCCCCAGTTCATTCAGCTGGCTCTTTTTCACCACACCGCCATTCTGATAGATGAACTCTTTGACACGATCCAGAATGAGTTCCCTCTTTTCGTTAATCACATAAGATTCTGACATATCGTTCCCCGTACCTTTCCTTTTGAGCCTTCCCCTCCTGCTACGCATTTTAGGGAAAGTTCTGTATAACTTCTCCGCTCAATGTATATGTTTGTGGTATTTATTGCTTATTTTTACTATAAAGGATACTCTGCTGTTTGTCAATTTATCGTTTCTGTCGTTTTTCCGGCTGTTCACAGCTCTTGATTTGTCTTATAATGTCATAAAAGACAATTTTTTTGTCGTTTGCAGAAAGGAGTTCTCTATGGAAGCAAAATCACCCTCCCTGCGCAAGAATCCGTCCCGGGAAACCTGCGAGGGAATCATCCGCCGGATCCTGATGACCGAGGTCTTAGAAAAGGGAAAAAACGAGCATTTCCGCACGGCTGCCGATTTCATGAAATATTTTGAGTCTCTATACCCGGCGTCCGACGCTCTGACCAAACAGGTGCAGCGCGCCATCCGCTCTCTGAATATGCCGAAGGATGAACTCGGCTATTTCATTCCGAACAAGACTGCCGAACAGTTAGCGCAGGAGCAGGAGCTTACCTATATTTTCAAAAAAGCAAATGCCGACGTCTGCCGGATGGATGATTACCAGCCTCTGTTTTTAAAAGCGGACGATGCTGTCTCCTCCTACATGCTTTCCCGCATCACGGACTCCCCTCTGTTTCAGGGAAAATATCTGACCGCGCACACTGTGTCAGGCGGCATTCTTTTTTACACAAAGAACCCGAATCAACTTGAAATCCTGCTGAAAAGCTTAATTGTCAGATAATTTATTATCATTTTTTTCGTGTCCATAACGCAAAAAACGACAATATTCAACATGGAATATTGTCGTTTTTTGTTTCTCTATACTATCTTCTATGTCTTCTACGGCGTCTTGACTTGCTTTTTATCTGTCGAAACTGCTCTTTGCGGTTCCTGCGCACTTCCCGGTTGTGCCGGATAATATAATAGTTATCGTAGAACTTCTTTCCGGCAAAGATCAACCCTACTGCAAGCAGGATTCCGGCTACGATAAGCAAAATTGTGCGCGGTCTGATCCGCACCGTAGAGACCGTCTCCTCCTCGGTGTCTGTCTCCTGCTCTACCTCGCTCTGGTTGTCAAAAATATATCCGTCCACAACCGCACCGGTTGTCACTATGTCTGCTTTTCCGACCTGACGTCCCGCATAGGTGTAGGCAAGCGTTCCCACCACGTTCTCGCTGACGTCGTCATACGTGATCTCCGATGCCGCATCGTTAAAGTCGGTCGTCTTCGGAAGAACGATATTGGCATTCGCGTCGATGTCCACAAACGCCTTGTTGTTATTTAAGGCTCCAACTTCCACCGCCTCGGAATCCATGTATCTGGTCTCATTGTCCGCAATATTGAACAACTGGAAATTATCAAATGCATAGTCGAAAAGGTTCCGGCTGTCGGTCCACTGATTCGGCGATTCCGTATGCATCACGACGCATACCAGACTCATGCCGTCCTTCTCGGCGTAAGTGACCAGCGTGCTACGCGCGATATCCGTATATCCCGTCTTTCCTCCGGTACAATACTCATACCGGTACTTGAGCGTCTTGAACGGGTAGAGCATCTCATTGTGATTCTGCAGATCCGTCGGCTCATCATGCTTGTTCGTCGGCGGAATGGTGTAGCGTGCCGTCCCCGTAATAATCCGGAAGGTCTCGTTCTGGTATGCCGCTTTGGCAATCAGCGCCATATCGTGCGCCGTCGTGTAATGGTTCTCGTCAAACAGACCGTGCGGATTGGCAAAATGCGTGTTGGTACATCCCAGCTCCGCCGCTTTTTCGTTCATCATGTCCACAAAATGCTCCACCGTACCGCCGACATGCTCCGCCACTGCGTAGGCACATTCATTTGCCGAATTCAGCATAACCGCGTACAGGCATTGCTCCATCGTCATCTGCTCCCCGTAATCGCGGTAGATTCCGGACCCCTCAGTATTGTTGATCGCATCATCAGAAAATGTGACGACCTCATTCAGATCGGAATTCTCCAGCGCGAGAAGCGTCGTCATGATTTTCGTGATACTTGCCGGATAATTCCGCTCATCGCTGTTTTTTTCGTACAGAACCGTCCCCGTCGACATCTCCATCAGTATCACGGACGGTGACTGTACTTCCGGTCCTTCCGGCCAGTAATCTGCCGCCTGCACCACCTGCGGCTTTATCTGTAAAAAGTATAGTAAACTTAAGGCGACACATGCCGCCTTTTTCCACACATTCGCTCTTCGCATTGCTTATAACTCCATTCTATCCAGAAATCCTGTCCATTTCTTCCATATATATCCGGAACATAACTAGTATCAGTATAATCGCAGAAAAAAATACATGCAACAATTTTTCTGGCAAAAGCTCTTTTTTTATCCACAGATTTATTGTAGAATATCTTGTATGTCCACAATTATAGGACTTCCCGACATTTATTAAGATTTTCTTATGAGAGGCAGGAACAATATGAGACTTAGAAATATACCAGGTGCAGACGCCGCCATCACAGAGAGCGTCTACTGCATCAAAAGCCCCGAGACGCACAAAGGCCATTGGCAGGAGATTTTTCCGTCACAGCAGCCGCTTCACATTGAGATCGGTATGGGAAAGGGCCGCTTCATGATGGATCTTGCCGCAGCGCATCCCGACATCAATTATCTGGGAATCGAGCGCTACTCCAGCGTCCTGCTGCGCGCCCTGCAGAAAATGGAAGAGAATCCGCTCCCGAACCTGTTTTTCATCTGCATGGACGCCGCCGATGTCGCTGAGGTATTCGATCACGGAGAGGTAGACCGGATCTACTTAAACTTTTCCGATCCGTGGCCGAAGGACAGACACGCCAAGCGCCGTCTCACCTCCCGTCAGTTCTTCGCGCGCTACGATGAGGTTCTCGCGCCGGAGGGACATCTGGAGTTCAAGACCGACAATCAGGATCTTTTTACCTTTTCCCTGGAGGAGATCCCGGAAGCCGGCTGGCATCTGGACGCCTCCACCAGAGATCTGCATCACGATCCGGTGCTCAATGAAGGCAATATCATGACGGAGTACGAGGAGAAGTTCTCCTCCCTCGGCAATCCGATCTGCAAGCTGATCGCTTCCAGATAAAAAACACCCGCAGTCTGGATTTTTCTCGATCCGCCTGCGGGTGTTTTTTGTGTTCTATTTTCTTTTATTCTTTGATCCGGAACTGGTTGACATTGTCGCTTAAATTTTCTGCAATATCCACGAGGTTTTTCGTCTGCGCATTGCAGTCCGTGACGATGCCGCTTAACTCCGTCATGGAAGCCGACGTCTCCTCGGTACTTGCCGCATTCTCCTGTGCAATCGCTGCCAGGCTCTCCATGCTGCTCATAACATCATTCTTCGCCGTGTTGACTGTCTCGATCTCACGCCGGATATTGTCAATCGCAACTACCACATTGCCGACCTCCGTATTCAGTCCGTCGAATGCCTCTCTGGTGGTCGAAAGCTTCTCGTTCTGCTCATTGATCTCATCCAGCACACCGTTCATCGTCTCGACGCTCTTGTTAGAGTTCTTAATCAGTTCTTCCACAATATCACCGATCTTCTTCGCGGAGTCACTGGACTGATCCGCAAGCTGACGGATCTCATCCGCCACCACAGCAAATCCTTTTCCATGCTCTCCCGCACGCGCAGCCTCGATGCTCGCATTCAGGGACAACAGATTGGTCTGGCTTGCAATATCTGTGATCATCTGGATCGCGCTGCCGATCTCCATGACAGACTGGTTCGTCCTGTCTGTCTGACGGTTGACCTCATCCACCGATTCTCTGGTGCGGTCGCTGATCTCCACCAGATCTTTGATCGTGCCGTCGAGCTTATGATTCTGCTCTTTCATCTCCTCCGTGCTGCCCGTGAGATTTTCCACGTTCTTTGTCGTCTCGGCAATGGCTTCGTTCATGTCGCTGATCTGCTCATTGACCTTCTGCATCTCGCCCGCCTGATTCGTCGCTCCGTTCGCAATGTCCTCCATCGCTGTATTCACATTATGAATGGACTCATTGATCGTCGTAAAGCTGTTCTGGAACCTGGCGCTGAAATCATCCAGCGACTTTGCGGATGTCCGGATGTTTTTTACAATCATGGCCAGTCCGCCAATAAGTGAATACAGCGCACGCGCAATATTTCCGATCTCGTCCGAGCGGCTCGTCATGCGGTCGCTGATCCTGCTGTCCAGATTTCCCTCCGCAACATCGTCCAGATGATCGATCATCGACATCATTGCCTTCACAATCTTCATCATCACAATTGCCAGAAAGATACATGCAAAGATTGCAAGCACTACCATAAATATTATATTTTTTTTCAATCGGTCATTGTAGATTTCGTGAACGGAAGTAGACGCCATACCGGTAAACACCAGACCCGCCATGGAACCGTCACTGTTGTACAATCCCTCATAATATCCGTAATATTTCTGACCATCAATCACATTATCGGACACAAAATAACTACCCTTTTCTTTCACAGTCTGATACACATCTGCTGCTATCTCCGTCCCGGTCTCACGGCTGCCGTCCTGTCTCACAAGGCTAGTCGCCATCCGGGTCGTATTCCAGCTGAGCGTAACATCGAGTCCGGTATTCTCCTTAAAAGCATCCAGCACATCCTGATGTTCCGAGATATTGTAATCTCCCTTGTACAGCTGGTCTCCGTCCACATTCCAGTCGCCGCTGCTTATAACGGACAAGGTCTGATTGACTGCATAAATCGATGTCTTCAATTCATGCTGCATCAGTTTATCAGACACAGAAACGCCAACCGCCCGGATTGCCAGCCCTGCAAAAGTCACAAGAATCAGTAGCGGTATGATTGCCGTGATCAGAATCTTCATCATCAGATTCAGACCTTTTTTCCTTTGCACCTCAATATTCTTTTGTTCCATCTGCCTCTCTCCCCTTCATATAGTATCTGTTTTTTATATCGTCAGGCTTTTCCTTCTGTTAAATAGGATACACTCTTTTTTTAAAAAATTTTAATGATATGTATTATAAATACAAAAAAAGCACCAACCCCACAGTCAATGCTGTAAAATCGGTACCTTTCAATGCGCCACCAGGGGTTCGAACCCTGGACACCCTGATTAAGAGTCAGGTGCTCTGCCAGCTGAGCTAGTGGCGCTTATTTTGTATCTCGTGTTCTGTATCACCCGAGCACGAAAATTATTATATAACAGAAATTTTAGAAATGCAACATTTTTTTTAAAAAACTTCAATTTTTTTTTTCAATTGTGTTATTTTATAGATAGAATGGCATAGATCAAGGAGGTTTCTTATGCAAGTTGAACAGCGATTATTGAAATATGTGTCCTATTGGACGACATCGGATGAGAATAACATGACAGACGGCAAGGTACAAATTCCGTCTACCGGGCGTCAGTTTGATCTCGGAAAGGTACTAGAGCAGGAATTACGGGATCTCGGCCTTAAAAATGTGGTTCTGACCGACCACTGCTATGTGTACGGTCTGCTTCCGGCGACTGCAGGCTGTGAGGGACGCAAGGCCGTCGGTTTTATCTCACATATGGATACCGCACCGGACTACTCCGGCAAGGACGTCAAACCACAGATCATTCCGGATTATGACGGCGGTGACATCCGTTTAAACGGTACTGGGGCAATGTTAAAGGTTTCTGATTTTCCAACGCTGAAGGATTTGAAGGGAAGAACCCTGATTACCACCGACGGCACGACACTGCTCGGCGCGGATGACAAGGCCGGTGTGGCAGAAATCATCACAGCGCTCGAAGAGATCATTTCTTCCGGAATGCCTCACGGAGATATCTGGGTGGGATTTACCCCGGACGAAGAAATCGGCTGCGGTGCAGATTTATTTGACCTAGATTATTTTAAGGCTGCTTTTGCCTACACGGTAGACGGCGATTACGAGGGCGAAGTCGCCTATGAGAATTTCAACGCCGCGAGCGCAAAATTTTCCATTAAAGGCGTCAATGTGCATCCGGGCGAGGCAAAGGATATTATGGTAAATGCCGCTCTTGTGGCGTGCGATATCCAGTCGCAGCTTCCGCCGGAGGAGACACCAGCGCACACCGAGGGCAGACAGGGCTTCTATCATCTGACCGACATGAAGGGTGATGTCGCTTTTGCAGAACTTTCCTATATCGTGCGTGACCACGACAGGGCTTCTTTTGAATCACGCCTGAACAGACTCCGCACACTGGAAGTGGAGATCAACCAGAAATACGGCACCGGAACCGTCTCT
This region includes:
- a CDS encoding YaaR family protein, which gives rise to MDIKVNQAQMVTQVPDTVTTETGDGTFKFTLASAITDAELQAKVDSLLSDITFQGNRIAEHMDIRDMKKYRGLIRDFMNEVVYRSHKFSRENFLDRKGRHRVYGLIRLIDANLDELAQELVKDEKDHITILSKIGEIQGLLLDILT
- a CDS encoding nucleoside/nucleotide kinase family protein yields the protein MGKIYCMMGKSSTGKDTLYKMLLEDGALSLKKIIPYTTRPMRRGETDGVEYYFCGEKELSGLLEQGKVIELRAYDTVQGVWKYFTVDDHQIQDLRQNYLLIGTLEAYGKLRDYFGKERVVPIYIEVEDGIRLERAIGRERQQREPHYEEMCRRFLADAADFSEEKLLDAQITMRFVNDDLKQTEENIRDYILSQND
- a CDS encoding aminotransferase class I/II-fold pyridoxal phosphate-dependent enzyme, with the translated sequence MYQQLISYGESDVYPFHMPGHKRRALSFPNPYTIDITEIDGFDNLHHAEGLIREAEERAAKLYGADRSYYLVNGSTCGLLAAICAAARRGDKVLAARNCHKAVYHAISMQGLAAEFLYPAITRGDLQGQITAAQVEEALTKHPDIAVVILTSPTYEGIVSDVAAIAACCHAHGAALIVDEAHGAHFGFGAGFPENAVRLGADAVIMSLHKTLPSFTQTALLHCNGTRIDPGRVARYLGVYETSSPSYLFMAGMDACIDLIREQGAELFAEYRRRLDAFYRDTADLTQLHVMRREDLCKEEAYDWDDSKLIIYAGTMGGEALHQELLGHYHLQMEMVSADYVLGMTSLMDTDEGMRRLVTALHEIDEKNRRMAEPHETAEENRKTELDGEVPEAGFTARMYRKNPRRMQIYQALDLPYREVPLDEAVGKMAADYVYLYPPGIPLIVPGEVITEEFIRHIRECRERKLNVEGQGNLAPGRIKIVYF
- the mobA gene encoding molybdenum cofactor guanylyltransferase; translated protein: MNHALIILCGGGSTRMGTDKALLPFGEVSLLEYLVNKYKPHFSHIYLSVKKPGEYTHLSLPVTEIADLYMNAGPMSGVFSGLSMMDEDQAFILPIDTPFLEPEVGLQLLEHLDGFDIAAVSGTETDQKVPASAYSKSCLPSIGKCLLLHQFTFDTLREKCSVSYLKREEATKDSDIPADLQFSHLDTRDDYYLALRHLHCI
- a CDS encoding type IV toxin-antitoxin system AbiEi family antitoxin domain-containing protein, with protein sequence MSESYVINEKRELILDRVKEFIYQNGGVVKKSQLNELGIDYRRILDFVEKGDLIRIKNGYYAVRLSDFSEEELIARLFPDCVLNLETALYAYGYLDRKPYGYKLSVDKNTSKSRFKLDFPPVVPLYAEPETLTLGVTEIDYGGAKMKIFDRERLMCECLKYEDKMERELFKEGLLAYIRDPKKDVAKLMKYARERRVVKKVQTMIGVWL
- a CDS encoding D-alanyl-D-alanine carboxypeptidase family protein, encoding MRRANVWKKAACVALSLLYFLQIKPQVVQAADYWPEGPEVQSPSVILMEMSTGTVLYEKNSDERNYPASITKIMTTLLALENSDLNEVVTFSDDAINNTEGSGIYRDYGEQMTMEQCLYAVMLNSANECAYAVAEHVGGTVEHFVDMMNEKAAELGCTNTHFANPHGLFDENHYTTAHDMALIAKAAYQNETFRIITGTARYTIPPTNKHDEPTDLQNHNEMLYPFKTLKYRYEYCTGGKTGYTDIARSTLVTYAEKDGMSLVCVVMHTESPNQWTDSRNLFDYAFDNFQLFNIADNETRYMDSEAVEVGALNNNKAFVDIDANANIVLPKTTDFNDAASEITYDDVSENVVGTLAYTYAGRQVGKADIVTTGAVVDGYIFDNQSEVEQETDTEEETVSTVRIRPRTILLIVAGILLAVGLIFAGKKFYDNYYIIRHNREVRRNRKEQFRQIKSKSRRRRRHRR
- the trmB gene encoding tRNA (guanosine(46)-N7)-methyltransferase TrmB, which codes for MRLRNIPGADAAITESVYCIKSPETHKGHWQEIFPSQQPLHIEIGMGKGRFMMDLAAAHPDINYLGIERYSSVLLRALQKMEENPLPNLFFICMDAADVAEVFDHGEVDRIYLNFSDPWPKDRHAKRRLTSRQFFARYDEVLAPEGHLEFKTDNQDLFTFSLEEIPEAGWHLDASTRDLHHDPVLNEGNIMTEYEEKFSSLGNPICKLIASR
- a CDS encoding methyl-accepting chemotaxis protein; its protein translation is MEQKNIEVQRKKGLNLMMKILITAIIPLLILVTFAGLAIRAVGVSVSDKLMQHELKTSIYAVNQTLSVISSGDWNVDGDQLYKGDYNISEHQDVLDAFKENTGLDVTLSWNTTRMATSLVRQDGSRETGTEIAADVYQTVKEKGSYFVSDNVIDGQKYYGYYEGLYNSDGSMAGLVFTGMASTSVHEIYNDRLKKNIIFMVVLAIFACIFLAIVMMKIVKAMMSMIDHLDDVAEGNLDSRISDRMTSRSDEIGNIARALYSLIGGLAMIVKNIRTSAKSLDDFSARFQNSFTTINESIHNVNTAMEDIANGATNQAGEMQKVNEQISDMNEAIAETTKNVENLTGSTEEMKEQNHKLDGTIKDLVEISDRTRESVDEVNRQTDRTNQSVMEIGSAIQMITDIASQTNLLSLNASIEAARAGEHGKGFAVVADEIRQLADQSSDSAKKIGDIVEELIKNSNKSVETMNGVLDEINEQNEKLSTTREAFDGLNTEVGNVVVAIDNIRREIETVNTAKNDVMSSMESLAAIAQENAASTEETSASMTELSGIVTDCNAQTKNLVDIAENLSDNVNQFRIKE
- the pepT gene encoding peptidase T produces the protein MQVEQRLLKYVSYWTTSDENNMTDGKVQIPSTGRQFDLGKVLEQELRDLGLKNVVLTDHCYVYGLLPATAGCEGRKAVGFISHMDTAPDYSGKDVKPQIIPDYDGGDIRLNGTGAMLKVSDFPTLKDLKGRTLITTDGTTLLGADDKAGVAEIITALEEIISSGMPHGDIWVGFTPDEEIGCGADLFDLDYFKAAFAYTVDGDYEGEVAYENFNAASAKFSIKGVNVHPGEAKDIMVNAALVACDIQSQLPPEETPAHTEGRQGFYHLTDMKGDVAFAELSYIVRDHDRASFESRLNRLRTLEVEINQKYGTGTVSLTITDSYSNMLEIIEQHPYVVDIAKKAISMTGLTPLSRPVRGGTDGARLSFMGLPCPNLGTGGYGFHGPYEHISVEGMQTAVSVIKNIVTIVAESDL